The Lasioglossum baleicum chromosome 12, iyLasBale1, whole genome shotgun sequence genome includes a region encoding these proteins:
- the LOC143214159 gene encoding NF-kappa-B-repressing factor has product MKMSSEQNWDVEAHKMEHECDEHWELRRKFLLAHKDKFPEDELVCLAQVFTNVELLGCRYPEETMQIIADLGSDIVGDYREKQKTKLQRTFVKASSAASLKVKGQPALSFRNKVQSETKTMHQSIDLRNNKESVKRRKVDPPYGDVILIERFDDVPQSSLVGSIRASGGSIEWKFDKKGESCKCTVFVNSKLLAKANGDNQKLAKKAASIVGLENLKKYYYTIKIKHHVNPSVTVTTTTMLNNKVNDVSISEDNVGNKLMKLMGWTGGGLGKSQQGIVEPVTLKQQISREGLGLKSNSCTMNDFKKKCKDIMKKYLAGDMREDLVFSVNFTNDERAIMHQIARQMGLKSHSYGPKDQRTMVVSRKIDIRDLVEELKSLGGVTTKYKLIEPTEC; this is encoded by the exons ATGAAAATGAGCTCTGAACAAAACTGGGATGTAGAAGCACACAAAATGGAACACGAGTGCGACGAACATTGGGAACTGAGACGTAAATTTTTGTTAGCTCATAAAGATAAATTTCCAGAGGATGAACTTGTCTGTTTAGCACAAGTATTTACAAATGTCGAACTGCTTGGCTGCAG GTATCCAGAAGAAACTATGCAGATCATAGCTGACTTGGGCAGCGATATTGTCGGCGATTACAGGGAAAAACAGAAAACTAAATTACAAAGAACATTTGTCAAAGCTTCTAGTGCAGCCAGCCTAAAAGTTAAAG GTCAACCTGCTCTATCGTTTCGCAATAAAGTACAATCCGAAACAAAAACTATGCACCAATCAATAGATTTAAGAAATAACAAAGAATCTGTTAAACGAAGAAAAGTGGATCCTCCATACGGCGATGTAATTTTAATCGAAAGATTCGACGATGTACCACAAAGTTCTCTTGTTGGCTCGATAAGAGCGTCAGGTGGAAGCATAGAATGGAAATTTGATAAGAAAGGCGAATCTTG CAAATGCACAGTTTTTGTTAATTCGAAATTGTTAGCAAAGGCTAATGGCGATAACCAGAAGTTAGCGAAGAAAGCTGCTTCTATCGTTGGTTTAGAAAATCTAAAGAAATATTACTATACGATTAAG ATTAAGCACCATGTAAACCCGAGTGTAACAGTAACAACTACAACAATGTTAAATAATAAGGTCAACGATGTTTCGATTTCTGAGGACAATGTtggaaataaattaatgaaattaatgggcTGGACAGGTGGTGGTCTTGGAAAATCGCAACAAGGAATAGTTGAACCGGTCAC ACTCAAGCAACAAATCAGCAGAGAGGGACTAGGCTTGAAATCGAATTCCTGTACAATGAACGActtcaaaaaaaaatgtaaagatATTATGAAAAAGTACCTCGCGGGTGACATGAGAGAAGATCTTGTATTCTCGGTTAACTTTACGAACGACGAGAGAGCGATAATGCATCA AATTGCTAGACAGATGGGCTTGAAGTCGCACAGTTATGGACCTAAAGATCAACGCACAATGGTTGTTTCACGTAAAATAGATATTCGAGATTTGGTCGAAGAATTGAAAAGTCTTGGAGGCGTTACCACAAAATATAAGCTAATCGAACCAACCGAATGTTGA
- the Mrps2 gene encoding mitochondrial ribosomal protein S2, with the protein MNNMVRRRVLSGLCTDKNILRSFAARFPCRRLATDIQAERKTANVAPDVEQILIDPLTHPDFFKIHNLFTVEDLFKARVHFGHKEGSLDDHMRPFIFGSRLGHLIFDLDQTAEHLRQALNFAAHIAFRDGIILFIAKNPQIANIVENTAKECGEFAHTRRWKPGTFTNARFEFGMVTRLPDLCIFLNTMESVVHQHIAVTHAAKMAIPTIGIVDTNCNPNLITYPVPGNDDTPCAIELYCNLFKDAILRGKVARKVMERLTNN; encoded by the exons atgaataatatggtTAGAAGAAGAGTTTTGTCTGGAT TATGTACAGACAAAAATATTCTACGATCGTTTGCCGCGCGATTTCCATGTCGCAGATTAGCCACAGATATTCAAGCGGAACGAAAAACTGCTAACG TTGCTCCAGATGTCGAACAGATTTTGATAGATCCATTGACGCATccagattttttcaaaattcataatcTATTTACAGTCGAAGATTTATTTAAAGCTAGAGTACATTTTGGCCATAAAGAGGGATCATTGGATGATCATATGCGACCGTTCATATTTGGATCCAGGCTAGGTCATCTGATATTCGATTTAGACCAAACAGCTGAGCATTTACGACAAGCATTAAATTTTGCAGCTCACATAGCATTTCGAgacggaattattttatttatcgcaAAGAATCCCCAAATTGCTAACATAGTTGAAAATACTGCAAAAGAATGCGGAGAGTTTGCTCATACCAGACGCTGGAAACCTGGGACATTTACCAATGCCAGATTTGAATTTGGAATGGTTACTAGATTACCAGACTTATGCATATTCCTTAATACCATGGAATCGGTCGTTCACCAGCATATCGCAGTAACGCATGCAGCTAAAATGGCTATTCCAACAATTGGCATCGTCGACACAAATTGTAATCCAAATCTTATAACATATCCAGTTCCTGGGAACGACGACACACCTTGTGCTATAGAGCTGTATTGTAACTTATTCAAAGATGCTATACTGAGGGGAAAAGTTGCTAGAAAAGTAATGGAGAGGCTAACAAACAATTGA
- the LOC143214567 gene encoding prohormone-4, with protein MVQRFCISVVALSLALSTCLVFPRAVMAIDLSRFYDHYNSKRSGGDTASCRPYEPFKCPGDGSCISIQYLCDGAPDCQNGYDEDSRLCTAAKRPPVEETASFLQSLLASHGPNYLEKLFGTKAREALKHLGGVDAVAIALSESQSIEDFGAALHLMRADLEYLRGVFVAVENGDMGMLKSIGIKDSELGDVKFFLEKLVKTGFLD; from the exons ATGGTTCAAAGGTTCTGTATCAGCGTGGTTGCGCTTAGCCTCGCCCTGAGCACTTGCCTTGTTTTTCCTCGTGCCGTCATGGCAATCGACCTGAGTCGATTTTACGATCATTACAACTCCAAGCGTAGTGGTG GGGATACAGCATCTTGTCGCCCGTACGAGCCATTCAAGTGTCCCGGAGATGGTTCTTGCATCTCCATTCAATACCTTTGCGATGGAGCTCCGGATTGCCAGAACGGATACGACGAGGACTCTCGACTCTGCACAGCTG CAAAGAGACCACCGGTAGAGGAAACTGCCAGTTTCCTGCAATCACTTTTGGCAAGTCATGGACCTAATTACCTGGAGAAATTGTTCGGGACCAAAGCGCGGGAAGCCTTGAAACATCTAGGCGGAGTGGACGCGGTAGCCATAGCGCTATCCG AATCTCAATCGATCGAAGATTTTGGCGCTGCCTTGCATCTGATGCGAGCCGACTTGGAATATTTGCGTGGCGTGTTCGTGGCGGTGGAGAACGGAGACATGGGTATGTTAAAGTCTATCGGGATCAAGGACTCGGAGCTGGGAGACGTAAAGTTCTTTCTGGAGAAATTGGTCAAGACCGGGTTTCTCGACTGA
- the LOC143214160 gene encoding dehydrogenase/reductase SDR family member 7, which yields MDLLAIIGLVVIIYYLIYTIYPWFLDCDLKLAFYEKFGKPISSLEGKTVWITGASSGIGENLAYVLADVGCKLILSARRKELLEKVKANCLQRNSNLNEADVEVLVLDICDIDKHKSAFEHIIQKFGKLDILVNNAGRSQRAQWEQIDLSVDKDMFSLNVFSQIELSRLVAKYFLQVGAGHIVVNSSAAGITSVAYSATYSGTKHALHGYFNSFWMEKIDSNISITMMCPGPIQTDFLAEAFTEKPGEKYGEKTNENSRNKVSAERCATLMGIAIANQLLEVWICKPSVLQLLYLKIYYPNIAIWIYKLLGPRFLQRLRDDKTTLKQEQ from the exons ATGGATCTTTTAGCAATAATTGGTTTAGTGGTCATTATTTATTACCTTATTTATACGATATATCCCTGGTTTCTGGATTGTGATTTAAAACTTGCCTTCTACGAAAAATTTGGGAAACCGATAA GTTCTCTGGAAGGAAAAACGGTGTGGATAACAGGAGCATCCAGTGGAATTGGAGAAAATCTTGCATACGTCTTAGCAGATGTTGGTTGCAAATTAATTCTTTCTGCACGTAGAAAAGAACTACTGGAGAAAGTAAAAGCTAATTGCTTGCAGA GAAACTCTAATTTAAATGAAGCAGACGTCGAAGTACTTGTCTTGGATATTTGTGATATAGATAAACACAAATCGGCGTTCGAACATATCATCCAGAAATTTGGGAAA TTGGACATACTTGTAAATAATGCAGGCCGCTCTCAACGGGCACAATGGGAACAAATTGATCTCTCCGTTGACAAAGATATGTTCTCTTTGAATGTTTTTTCACAAATTGAACTGAGCCGATTGGTGGCAAAATATTTTCTACAAGTAGGCGCGGGTCATATTGTAGTTAATTCGAGTGCCGCGGGTATTACATCTGTAGCATATTCTGCTACGTATTCTGGAACTAAACATGCTTTACAC GGATATTTTAATAGTTTCTGGATGGAGAAAATAGATAGCAATATATCGATTACAATGATGTGTCCAGGACCGATTCAAACAGACTTCTTAGCAGAAGCATTTACGGAGAAACCTGGAGAA AAATATGGCGAAAAGACGAACGAAAATTCACGGAACAAAGTTAGCGCAGAACGTTGCGCAACATTGATGGGAATTGCGATAGCAAATCAACTTCTTGAAGTTTGGATTTGTAAACCGAGCGTACTTCAGTTACTGTATCTGAAAATTTATTATCCAAATATAGCGATTTG GATATACAAATTACTGGGACCAAGATTTCTACAGCGTTTGCGGGACGATAAAACGACGCTCAAACAAGAACAATAA